CCGCTTTCGCTCGTGCTCTCGCGCGACGAAATCTATTTCGCGTTCTACGACGACGACACGGCGCGCGGCTTCCTGCACTCGCATTCGTACACGGGCAATCCGCTCGCCTGTCGGGCGGCACTCGCGACGCTGGACCTATTCGAGCGCGACGACGTGCTCGTTCGCAACGCAACGAAAGCAGCCATGTTGATGGAAGCGCTATCGCCACTGCGATCGCATGAGGCCGTGCGTCACTTGCGCCGAACCGGCACGATCATCGCCTTCGACGCGGCGATCGAGGGCGATGCCGCCCGCACGTTCTCGCGGCGCTTCTTCGAGCATGCCTTGTCGCGCGAGTTGTTGTTGCGGCCAATCGGCACCACGGTTTACTTGATGCCGCCATATATTTTGGACTCCGAAACAATCGCGCTGCTTGCCTCGCGTACTTGCGAGACGTTCGACGCCACGCTCGCCGACGGAGCCCGCTGATGTTTCTGCTCGATACGCTGCACGAAGGGCTCGCCGGTCTCGACGCGCGCGGCCTCACGCGCCGGCGGCGCACCGCCGATACGCCGTGTGCGGCTCATATGACCGTCGATGGCCGCGAAATCGTCGGCTTCGCGAGCAACGACTATCTCGGGCTCGCCGCGCATCCGCGCCTGACCGAGGCGATGGCCGAAGGCGCACGCCGCTATGGCGCCGGCAGCGGCGGGTCGCATTTGCTCGGCGGCCATTCGCGCGCACATGCGTTGCTCGAAGACGAACTTGCGGCCTTCGCGGGCGGTTTCGTGGATGCGCCGCGCGCGCTGACGTTCTCGACGGGCTATATGTCGAATCTCGCCGCGTTGACGGCGCTCGCCGGGCGCGGTACGGCACTGTTTTCCGATGAGCTCAATCACGCTTCGCTCATCGACGGCGCTCGCCTGTCGCGCGCCGACGTGCAAATCTATCCGCATGCCGATACCGAGGCGCTCACGGCTATGCTCGAAGCGTCCGACGCGCCGGCGAAGGTGATCGTGACCGACGCCGTGTTCAGCATGGACGGCAGCATTGCGCCGCTCGCGCGGCTCGTCGAACTGGCGGAGCGGCACGGCGCGTGGCTCGTGGTCGACGATGCGCACGGGTTCGGCGTGCTCGGGCCGCGGGGCCGCGGCGCCGTGGCGCAGGCCGCGCTGCGCTCGCCCCATCTCGTCTATCTTTGCACGTTCGGCAAAGCCGTCGGCGCGGCCGGGGCCGCCGTCATTGCGCACGAGACCGTCATCGAATGGATGCTGCAGCGCGCGCGGCCCTACATCTTCACGACGGCCGCGCCACCGGCCGCCGCGCATGCGGTTTCGGCCAGCCTCGCACTCATTGCAGGCGAGGAAGGCGAGGCGCGCCGCCGGCATCTCGCGGCACTCATCGCACGCACACGCGAGATCCTGCAGCGCACGCGCTGGCGTCCGATCGATTCGCCGACAGCCGTGCAGCCCCTCGTCATCGGCGGCAACGACGAGACGCTCGCGCTGGCCGCATGCCTCGACGCCGATGGCATGTGGGTGCCCGCGATCCGACCCCCAACAGTTCCAGCCGGCACGTCGCGCCTGCGCATTTCGCTGTCGGCGGCCCACAGCTTCGACGATTTAGCGCGGCTGCAAGCCGCGCTCGTTCGCGCGGGAGAATCCGCATGAGTTCGCCGCTTTCGCTCTTCGTCACCGGCACCGACACCGAGATCGGCAAGACGCTCGTTTCGTGCGCGCTGCTGCGCGGTTTCGCGAAGGCAGGGCTATCCGCCGCCGCGATGAAGCCGATCGCCGCCGGGGCGCATTTCAACGCGGACGACGGCATGTGGCACAACGAGGATGCCGATCAGCTAGACGAAGCGTCAGGCGCCTTGCTGCCGCCCGAAGTCAGAACGCCTTACCTGCTCAAAGCACCGGCCGCACCGCATATCGTCGCCGCGCAGGAAGGCCGGACACTCAAACTCGCGCCGATCGTCGAATGCCATCGCGAGGCGATGCGGCGCGCCGACGTCGTCGTCGTCGAAGGCGTCGGCGGTTTTCGCGTACCGCTCGATAACAAGCGCGACACGGCCGATCTCGCACTCGCGCTTGGCGTGCCCGTCGTGCTCGTCGTCGGCGTTCGGCTCGGTTGCATCAATCACGCGCTGCTGACGGCCGAGGCGATTGTCGCGCGCGGCCTGCGCATGGTCGGCTGGGTCGCGAACATCGTCGATCCCGCGATGCGTTTCGTCGACGAGAACGTCGAGACCCTGCGCGAATGGCTCGATCGCGAGCACGGCGTGCCGCTGATCGGCACGGTGCCGCATCTCGCGCCACCCTCCGCGGAACGCGCTGCCGCGTACCTCGACATCGACACGCTCCTGCTTGCGCTGCGAAGGCACGCAGGCTGATGCGCCTCTTCGATTTGCCCTTTCGATACGATCGATTCCCAACCGAATGAACGATATGACTGAAGCCCAAAACGCGATGCAAACCGCCGCGCCGAGCAACCCAACGACAGCGGGCAAGCAAGCGAAAGCGAACCCTGCGCAGCGTTGGCGCGTTGCCGACGTCGTCGCGCTCTACGAACTGCCGTTCAACGATCTGCTTTACCGCGCGCAGCAAGCGCACCGTGAGCATTTCGACGCGAACGCGATTCAACTCTCGACGCTGCTCTCGATCAAGACGGGCGGCTGCGAGGAAGACTGCAAATATTGCTCGCAGTCGTCGCATTACGACACGGGCCTCAAAGCCGAAAAGCTGATGGACGTGGACGCCGTATTGGATGCAGCGCGCGTCGCGAAGGACAACGGCGCGACACGCTTTTGCATGGGCGCCGCGTGGCGTAGCCCGAAGGATCGCCATCTCGAACCGATCAAGGAAATGATCCGCGGCGTGAAAGCGATGGGGCTCGAGACGTGCATGACGCTCGGCATGCTCGAAGACCATCAAGCGAAGTCGTTGCGCGACGCCGGGCTCGACTACTACAACCACAATCTCGATACGTCGCCCGAGTTCTATGGGCAGATCATTTCGACGCGCAGCTACCAGGAACGGCTCGATACGCTCGAGCGCGTGCGCGATGCCGGCATCAACGTCTGCTGCGGCGGCATCGTCGGCATGGGCGAATCGCGCCGCGAGCGCGCGGGGCTCATCGCGCAACTCGCGAACATGGACCCGTATCCGGAGTCGGTGCCGATCAACAATCTCGTGGCGATCGAGGGCACGCCGCTCGGGCACGTCGAGCCGCTCGACCCGTTCGAATTCGTACGCACGATCGCCGTTGCGCGTATCACGATGCCGCGCGCGGTGGTGCGGCTTTCCGCCGGCCGTCAGCAGATGGACGACGCGTTGCAGGCCCTATGCTTCCTGGCCGGCGCGAATTCGATGTTCTATGGCGATCAATTGTTGACGACGGGCAACCCGCAAGCCGACGCCGATCGCAAACTGCTCGAGCGGCTCGGCATGCGCGCGGCGAGTGCGGCGCCGGCGCCGCTCGAGGAAGCCGAGCCGTGCTCGCGTGCGCGCGGCGGCCACTGACGCGCCCGACGCCCGGAAGCGCGCCGCTCGGTCCTTCTTGATCGACAAATCGCCGTATTGATCGGTACAGACGAAGCGCCCGTTTTCGGTCATCAGGTAAATCGTTTCGATGTTCATAGGCTCTATTCCGGGAATAAAACACGCGTGGATAGGAAGGCAATGGGCTAGTACGTAGTACGCGGCGGCTCGTTGCCCGCTTTATCTCATGTGCGAGACGGTCTATCGCCGCGCGTCGGCGTTTTCGGACAATCGCGCGGCGCGTCCACATCCTAGGAAGTTCCTGTCGATCGCTCCGCCTTGCGCCGCCGCGTAATTGCTTTCGCGGCTCGGCGGGGCTAACGTCGTTTTACTTATGGAGAGCACGCGCGAATGCCTCGAGTTGCGCTCGGAGCAAGGGGGCGCGGCGTTGACCCCAACGGGACCGACGTATCGGAACGCGTATGTGGAAAAGTACAATTGGACGCAAGCGTAAGACCAGCCCGCGCGCAAGGAGATCTCCTACGCCGCCTCCGGTCGAGCCAATACCGAGAGAGCGGCAATCGTCATTGTCGGAGCGGCGTGGTTTCACCGCACCTGCCCTACGCCCGATCAAACAGATGCGGCCGCGCGCCAGTACCGCCTCCGTCTCTCCCGCGGGCTCGACCACGCCCACCACGCCGCTTTCGGCGATGGTGCATCGCAAGTCTTCGTACTCGAACGAAGTCGTGTCTTCCGAGGACTCCTCCGACGTCTCGCTCCAAAGCCCACCGGTCCGAAAGACGACGCGAGAGTGGCTGGCCGACCTTGACGCGGCAAGCACCAGCACCGCTGTGCGTAGACCTTTGATGGACGTGGTGACGCGCTATCCGAAATGGGACGGACAAAAGCCCATATGGGCCAGAAGTTCGAAAGAAATCGGCGGAAGCAACTACGACTGCGTCCTTGCGGCATTTCGCTCGGCGAAAGGGAAAACGCTTGATGAAAGCGCGGTGAGCAACCTAAACACTTCGGAAGACCGAAACATCAGGAAGGTCGCGCAGATATATGGAATGCGGGAAATCAAGGGCAGGGATTTGAAGGCGCAACTGCCGAATGTCAGCCCCAACGAAATTGACCGGTATACCGAATCGAATTCCCCGAAGCACAGGCGAGCATTCATACAGACTCCCGCACTCGACAACGCTCCCGGCAGATATCACGCCTACGCGGCAATCGGCATCGACAGCGAAACAGACAAGGTCATCGCATGGGACCCCGATGCAGATCATCTCGATCTGAAACTCGTGCCTCTGTCCTTGATCGAGATGACTTTCATCTGATCGAATCAATGCGCTCGCGCGGATGGTAGGGCCACGCTCGGCTTTAAAATGACGCCCATCATCAGCCGATATGGGCCGCGCTTCGCGCCACGCCCCGAGCCATCACATGAGAATTCTCTTCTACACGCCGCACGCCGACGACGCGCCCGCCTGGATCGCATCGCTCGCGCGTGCGCTCCCGTTTGCCGAGGTGCGCTTATGGTCGCCGGGCGACACGGCGAGCGCCGACTACGCCATCGTCTGGCGCCCGCCGGCCGAACTCTTCGCGCCGCGCGAGGGCTTGCGCGCCGTGTTCGTGCTCGGCGCCGGCGTCGATGCGCTGCTCGCGCTCGAACGGCGCGAACCCGGCACGCTACCTAACGTCCCACTCGTGCGGCTCGAAGATACGGGGATGGCAGAGCAAATGGCCGAATACGCCGTCCACACCGCGTTACGCTACATGCGCCGCTTCGACGAATACGAGCTCGCGCAGCGCGAAAGCGCCGGCAACGCACCTTGGCAAGCGCTCGAGCCCCATCGACGCGAATCGTTTCACGTCGGCGTGCTCGGTCTCGGCGCACTCGGCACGCACGTAGCGAAGACGCTTGCCTCGCTGGGCTTGCCCGTTCGCAGTTACAGCCGATCGACCAAAACGATCGACGGCGTCACCGCCTTCTCGGGCCGCGCCGAATTGCCCGCGTTTCTCGACGGCCTGAAACTGCTCGTCAATCTGCTGCCGAGCACGCCCGACACCGAGGGCATCTTGAACCGAGACACGTTCTCTTTGCTCGCGCACGGCGCCTATCTCGTGAACTTGGCGCGCGGTGCCCACCTCGTCGAGCACGACCTCATCGACGCGCTCGACGAAGGTCGGCTCGCCGCCGCGACGCTCGACGTCTTCGCGCACGAGCCGCTGCCGGCCGAGCATCCGTTCTGGCGCATGCCGCGCGTCACGATCACGCCGCACATCTCGGCGCTGACGCTACGCGAGCCGGCGGTCGAGCAAATTACGCGTAAGATTGAAGCACTTGCGCGCGGCGAAAGGATAGGCGGCATCGTCGACCTTCTGCGCGGCTATTGAAATCGCGAATGGCGGTGTTTGAAAGCATTGGGTTGCGCCTGCATCCGCATCGACATCGACATCGCACCAATTTACTTAGCATTCCGAACGAATCCCATCGAGGAGACATCCCATGTCTTTGCCTAGCGCAGTCAAGATCGTCGAAGTCGGCCCGCGTGACGGGCTGCAAAACGAAAAGGAATTCGTGTCGACGCAGATCAAGATCGATCTCGTGAACCGGCTGTCGGCGGCAGGTTTTCGCAATGTCGAAGCCGCTTCGTTCGTCTCGCCCAAATGGGTGCCGCAAATGGCCGACGGCGCGCAGGTGATGAGCGGCATCGAGCGCCGTGCGGGGACGATCTACTCGGTGCTCACGCCGAACATGAAGGGCTTCGACGGCGCGCTCGCCGCGCGTGCCGATGAGATCGTCATCTTCGGCGCGGCCAGCGAGGCGTTCTCGCAAAAGAACATCAACTGCAGCATTGCGGAGAGCATCGCGCGCTTCGAGCCTGTCGCGCGCGCCGCGAAGGAAAGCGGCATGCGCGTGCGCGCCAGCATCTCGTGCGCGCTCGGCTGCCCGTATCAAGGAGACGTGCCGGTGCCGGCCGTGGTCGACGTCGTGCAACGCATGGCGGCGCTCGGCTGCGACGAAATCGATATTGCCGACACGATCGGCGTCGGCACGCCGGGACGCACGCACGAAGTGTTCGCCGCCGTCACGAAAGTCTTCCCGCGCGAGCAATTGTCGGGACATTTCCATGACACGTACGGGCAAGCGCTCGCGAACATCTACGCTGCGCTGCTCGAAGGCATCGAGATCTTCCACGCATCGGTGGCCGGGCTCGGCGGCTGTCCCTACGCGAAAGGTGCAACGGGCAACGTCGCGACCGAAGACGTTCTGTATCTGATGAACGGCCTCGGCATCGAGACGGGTATCGATCTCGACGCGGTCGTAGCGATCGGCGATTTCATCTCGAAGGCGATCGGGCGCACGAACGTCTCGCGCGCAGGGCGGGCTTTGCTCGCCAAAGCGGCCAACGCCGCATGCGCGTCGTAACGGCGGCGGCGCGGCGACGAACGAACCGATCGACGCAACCGAATCGACGAACATAACGAAACCGCAGGAACGAATGCGACATGGAGCATCCGCACTTCACGCCGACCAACATGCCGGGCACATCGGACGCCGCCGAACCGCTTGCGGCACTGCCTGATTCGGCTCAACGCGTGGCGTTGCTGCTGCGCGAACGCGGCCACGAAAAGCCGGTCGTCATGCTGCCGCACACGGGCAAGACGTCGGCCGAGGCCGCGGCGGGGCTCGGCTGCTCGGTCGCGCAAATCGCCAAGTCGATTCTGTTTCGTCGCCGTGACGACGGCACGCCCGTGCTCGTCGTTGCGAGCGGCGTCAATCGCGTCGACGAAGACAAAGTCGCGCAGCACGTCGGTGACATCACCCGTGCCGATGCGAAATTCGTCCGAGAAAAAACCGGGTACGCGATCGGCGGCGTCTGCCCGATAGGTCACCTGACCCCGCCCGTCACGCTCATCGATGCGGATCTACTCCAACTCGACAGCCTGTGGGCGGCAGCGGGCCATCCGCACGCGGTGTTCAATCTGTCGCCGCAGGAGTTGATCGCACTGACGGGTGCGCCTGTGGTCGACGTCGCGCTGCGCGCTTAGGCGCGCGGGGGCTGCGCCGCGCAACGTCGCGCTGAATCGACGCACAAAAAAAGAAAGCCGTTCATCATCGAGGACGAACGGCGCAATTTCCGACGTGATCAGCGTCAGTTGTCATCATACCGACGCAGCCTCGTGCGACGCATCGGTGATTTCCCTGGAGATCGGGGATAGGGGCTTTCAGTCGCCTTTGGCGGCGCCGTACGCCGCGCGCGTTGCACGGTCGACACGCCGCGCCGGCACGATGCGCCATTTGAAATTCACCCCTGCAGCGGCGAGCAGAATCAACGCGGCGCCGACGAGCTGCACCCAGGCAAGCGTCTGCCCGAACGCGAAGCGGTCGCAAACGATGGCGACGATCGGGTAGATGAACGACAGCGCTGCCGTCATCGACGTCGGCAATTTCTGGATCGCCCCATAGAGCAGGACATAGACGAGCCCCGTGTGCACGACCCCGATCGTGCCGAGATCGGCCCACGGCATGAACGTCTTCGGCAATGCATGGAAGTTCACGAACGGTGCGAGCAGAAACACGCCGAGCGTGACCTGAATCAATGCGATCAACTGCGGCGGCGTGCCCTTCTGCCGCTTCGTAATGATCGAGGAAACAGCGTAGAAGAAAGCCGCCGCGAGCGCGTAGCCGATCCCTTTCAGATACTGCCCGGGCATGGCGAGCACCGCGGGCTGCACCTTCACGACGAGCATGAGCCCGGCGAACGCGACCCCGAGCCACGCCGCCGTCGACGCCGTGACGCGCTCGCGGAACACCACGGCGCCGAGCGCGACGAGCATGAATGGCTGCGTGTTGTAGGCGACCGTCGCCATCGAAATCGAGGCGCGCGAGTACGCCGCGAACAACAGCACCCAGTTCGCGACGATCGCCGCGCCGCCGACAGCCGCGAGCCCGAGCGTGCGCCACGTGAACATCTCTTTGCGGATCAACCCGAGCGCCAGGCAGATCGCGGCGAGCGTCGGTGCGCCGAGCGCGCAACGCACGAACACGACGTTTTGCGGCGATTGCCCCGACGCAACGACGAGCCATCCGATCGTGCCCGAGATCAACATCGCGGCGATCATCTCGATGGCGCCGCGCCGAACTTCCTTGCTTGCTTCGTGTGTCATGGATGCA
The sequence above is a segment of the Trinickia acidisoli genome. Coding sequences within it:
- a CDS encoding YbaK/EbsC family protein; the protein is MPGTSDAAEPLAALPDSAQRVALLLRERGHEKPVVMLPHTGKTSAEAAAGLGCSVAQIAKSILFRRRDDGTPVLVVASGVNRVDEDKVAQHVGDITRADAKFVREKTGYAIGGVCPIGHLTPPVTLIDADLLQLDSLWAAAGHPHAVFNLSPQELIALTGAPVVDVALRA
- a CDS encoding hydroxymethylglutaryl-CoA lyase; translation: MSLPSAVKIVEVGPRDGLQNEKEFVSTQIKIDLVNRLSAAGFRNVEAASFVSPKWVPQMADGAQVMSGIERRAGTIYSVLTPNMKGFDGALAARADEIVIFGAASEAFSQKNINCSIAESIARFEPVARAAKESGMRVRASISCALGCPYQGDVPVPAVVDVVQRMAALGCDEIDIADTIGVGTPGRTHEVFAAVTKVFPREQLSGHFHDTYGQALANIYAALLEGIEIFHASVAGLGGCPYAKGATGNVATEDVLYLMNGLGIETGIDLDAVVAIGDFISKAIGRTNVSRAGRALLAKAANAACAS
- the bioB gene encoding biotin synthase BioB gives rise to the protein MTEAQNAMQTAAPSNPTTAGKQAKANPAQRWRVADVVALYELPFNDLLYRAQQAHREHFDANAIQLSTLLSIKTGGCEEDCKYCSQSSHYDTGLKAEKLMDVDAVLDAARVAKDNGATRFCMGAAWRSPKDRHLEPIKEMIRGVKAMGLETCMTLGMLEDHQAKSLRDAGLDYYNHNLDTSPEFYGQIISTRSYQERLDTLERVRDAGINVCCGGIVGMGESRRERAGLIAQLANMDPYPESVPINNLVAIEGTPLGHVEPLDPFEFVRTIAVARITMPRAVVRLSAGRQQMDDALQALCFLAGANSMFYGDQLLTTGNPQADADRKLLERLGMRAASAAPAPLEEAEPCSRARGGH
- the bioF gene encoding 8-amino-7-oxononanoate synthase, coding for MFLLDTLHEGLAGLDARGLTRRRRTADTPCAAHMTVDGREIVGFASNDYLGLAAHPRLTEAMAEGARRYGAGSGGSHLLGGHSRAHALLEDELAAFAGGFVDAPRALTFSTGYMSNLAALTALAGRGTALFSDELNHASLIDGARLSRADVQIYPHADTEALTAMLEASDAPAKVIVTDAVFSMDGSIAPLARLVELAERHGAWLVVDDAHGFGVLGPRGRGAVAQAALRSPHLVYLCTFGKAVGAAGAAVIAHETVIEWMLQRARPYIFTTAAPPAAAHAVSASLALIAGEEGEARRRHLAALIARTREILQRTRWRPIDSPTAVQPLVIGGNDETLALAACLDADGMWVPAIRPPTVPAGTSRLRISLSAAHSFDDLARLQAALVRAGESA
- a CDS encoding 2-hydroxyacid dehydrogenase — its product is MRILFYTPHADDAPAWIASLARALPFAEVRLWSPGDTASADYAIVWRPPAELFAPREGLRAVFVLGAGVDALLALERREPGTLPNVPLVRLEDTGMAEQMAEYAVHTALRYMRRFDEYELAQRESAGNAPWQALEPHRRESFHVGVLGLGALGTHVAKTLASLGLPVRSYSRSTKTIDGVTAFSGRAELPAFLDGLKLLVNLLPSTPDTEGILNRDTFSLLAHGAYLVNLARGAHLVEHDLIDALDEGRLAAATLDVFAHEPLPAEHPFWRMPRVTITPHISALTLREPAVEQITRKIEALARGERIGGIVDLLRGY
- a CDS encoding DMT family transporter, with translation MTHEASKEVRRGAIEMIAAMLISGTIGWLVVASGQSPQNVVFVRCALGAPTLAAICLALGLIRKEMFTWRTLGLAAVGGAAIVANWVLLFAAYSRASISMATVAYNTQPFMLVALGAVVFRERVTASTAAWLGVAFAGLMLVVKVQPAVLAMPGQYLKGIGYALAAAFFYAVSSIITKRQKGTPPQLIALIQVTLGVFLLAPFVNFHALPKTFMPWADLGTIGVVHTGLVYVLLYGAIQKLPTSMTAALSFIYPIVAIVCDRFAFGQTLAWVQLVGAALILLAAAGVNFKWRIVPARRVDRATRAAYGAAKGD
- the bioD gene encoding dethiobiotin synthase, whose amino-acid sequence is MSSPLSLFVTGTDTEIGKTLVSCALLRGFAKAGLSAAAMKPIAAGAHFNADDGMWHNEDADQLDEASGALLPPEVRTPYLLKAPAAPHIVAAQEGRTLKLAPIVECHREAMRRADVVVVEGVGGFRVPLDNKRDTADLALALGVPVVLVVGVRLGCINHALLTAEAIVARGLRMVGWVANIVDPAMRFVDENVETLREWLDREHGVPLIGTVPHLAPPSAERAAAYLDIDTLLLALRRHAG